Proteins encoded together in one Fibrobacter sp. UWR2 window:
- a CDS encoding SPOR domain-containing protein — translation MKKTWSLTLCVASLAGTLLCSCGEKEEIVPEMQNNTTAPVEKKAEQAPASEEPELVPIQSLSQDTKQEEKAEPAKAESAPAATGSIQQQSEGAFVIQVSIQPSKKGADAIVKKLAEQNIKAYVAEVENPGELEGTYYRVRVGFFPTYAVAQEYGKQVLSALNFQWWVDNSKNDEVGNPAGEGGESSSYYAPPQDNQPEPAPAPEPEPEPAPAPAPAPEPEPAPAPAPAPAPAPEPEPAPAPAPAPEPEPAPAPAPAPAPAPAAPPAPPAEDFVDDWE, via the coding sequence ATGAAAAAGACATGGTCGCTCACCCTTTGCGTCGCATCTCTTGCAGGAACGCTCCTCTGCAGCTGCGGTGAAAAGGAAGAAATCGTTCCCGAAATGCAAAACAACACGACGGCCCCCGTCGAAAAGAAGGCTGAGCAGGCCCCTGCGTCCGAAGAGCCCGAGCTGGTACCCATCCAGTCGCTTTCCCAGGACACCAAGCAAGAAGAAAAGGCCGAACCCGCCAAGGCCGAAAGCGCCCCCGCGGCAACCGGCAGCATCCAGCAGCAAAGCGAAGGCGCCTTCGTAATCCAGGTGAGCATCCAGCCCTCGAAGAAGGGTGCTGACGCCATCGTGAAGAAACTTGCCGAACAGAACATCAAGGCCTACGTCGCCGAGGTCGAGAACCCGGGCGAACTCGAAGGCACCTACTACCGCGTGCGCGTCGGATTCTTCCCGACCTACGCCGTAGCCCAGGAATACGGAAAGCAGGTCCTCTCGGCACTCAATTTCCAGTGGTGGGTGGACAACAGCAAGAATGACGAAGTGGGTAACCCCGCCGGTGAAGGTGGCGAATCCAGTTCGTACTATGCTCCTCCGCAGGACAATCAGCCCGAACCGGCCCCGGCTCCCGAACCGGAACCCGAGCCAGCACCCGCTCCCGCCCCTGCCCCTGAACCGGAACCCGCTCCGGCTCCGGCTCCAGCACCAGCACCGGCACCTGAACCCGAACCTGCTCCGGCTCCCGCTCCGGCACCAGAGCCCGAACCTGCTCCGGCACCCGCGCCCGCACCTGCTCCGGCTCCTGCCGCACCTCCGGCCCCGCCTGCAGAAGACTTCGTGGACGACTGGGAATAG
- the rpsU gene encoding 30S ribosomal protein S21 gives MIGVIVKSNEPFERALKRFTKSCEKNGIISDVKKRQRFEKPSEEKKRIETAARRKRLKEIADQNRKRLY, from the coding sequence GTGATCGGCGTTATTGTTAAGTCCAACGAACCTTTCGAACGCGCTCTCAAGCGTTTCACCAAGTCTTGCGAAAAGAACGGCATCATTTCCGATGTCAAGAAGCGCCAGCGCTTTGAAAAGCCTTCCGAAGAAAAGAAGCGCATCGAGACTGCTGCCCGTCGCAAGCGTCTTAAGGAAATCGCTGACCAGAACCGCAAGCGCCTCTACTAA
- a CDS encoding GatB/YqeY domain-containing protein gives MSCALLTKILDDIKTAMKAHDAETLGTLRTLHSDIKNEAMKQGATPAQITESITDEMCVDVLARSVKQKQEAIEILKKGGFMDKIPAEESCIALYRKYMPAEMTEDEVKALIAEIKAATGAASPKDMGKIMKELSPKVKGRFDAKRASALVQEALK, from the coding sequence ATGAGCTGTGCACTCCTTACAAAGATCCTTGATGACATCAAGACAGCCATGAAGGCACACGATGCCGAAACGCTCGGCACCCTCCGTACCCTCCATTCCGACATCAAGAACGAGGCCATGAAGCAGGGGGCCACCCCCGCGCAGATTACCGAGAGCATCACTGACGAAATGTGCGTCGACGTGCTTGCCCGCAGCGTGAAGCAGAAGCAGGAAGCCATCGAAATCCTCAAGAAGGGCGGTTTCATGGACAAGATTCCTGCCGAGGAATCCTGCATCGCGCTCTACCGCAAGTACATGCCGGCCGAAATGACCGAAGACGAAGTCAAGGCCCTCATCGCTGAAATCAAGGCCGCGACCGGCGCTGCAAGCCCGAAGGACATGGGCAAGATCATGAAGGAACTCTCCCCGAAGGTCAAGGGCCGTTTCGACGCCAAGCGCGCTTCCGCCCTCGTGCAGGAAGCGTTGAAGTAA
- a CDS encoding sigma-54-dependent Fis family transcriptional regulator translates to MPTSQSKIQELELLYKISSILNQTLDFESVAHPILEVVESTMGVEHATLTLYNRHTGEISIEIAEGLSSRQARKGRYKVGEGITGRVVETGKPIIIPSVAKDPDFLDRTGRGKSEDKAFLCVPVIMEHQVIGAFSADVQNPVEDELPEKLRLLEIIAQMLAAAVKLRREAREENELLKAENERLTLELKDRFQPDNIIGRSSEMQRVYAQIDQVSKSPLPALIVGEVGTGKGLVAEAIHYRSDRNMGPFVRVHCASMPESVLDRELFGSVRGALVGVFAETPGRVEQAEGGTLFLDEVGELSPNLQVKLLRLLQHGEIERIGARISKKVNVRVIAATTKNLQQMVEEGAFREDLYYQLHIFPIYVPPLRNRKTDIVLLADHFVEHYCRIVGKNVRRLARTTINMLMSYPWPGNVRELENGIERAVLVADEDVIYPHHFPTTLQTAETSGTPVNGNLKRMVEAYEKDIICDALKSSKGKVAAAARSLSTTPRILTYKIKQLGIDLAAFGK, encoded by the coding sequence ATGCCCACCTCGCAATCCAAAATCCAGGAACTGGAACTGCTCTACAAGATCAGTTCCATCCTGAACCAGACGCTCGATTTCGAGAGCGTCGCGCACCCGATTCTGGAAGTGGTGGAATCCACGATGGGCGTGGAGCATGCGACCCTCACTCTTTACAACCGCCACACTGGCGAAATTTCCATTGAAATCGCAGAGGGCTTGAGCAGCCGCCAGGCGCGCAAGGGCCGCTACAAGGTGGGCGAGGGCATCACGGGCCGCGTCGTGGAGACCGGCAAGCCGATTATCATTCCCTCGGTCGCGAAGGACCCGGACTTCCTCGACCGCACTGGCCGCGGCAAGTCAGAAGATAAGGCGTTCCTCTGCGTTCCCGTCATCATGGAGCACCAGGTCATCGGCGCATTCAGTGCCGACGTGCAGAACCCGGTGGAAGACGAACTTCCTGAAAAGTTGCGCCTGCTTGAAATCATCGCGCAGATGCTTGCTGCTGCAGTGAAACTCCGGCGCGAGGCCCGCGAGGAGAACGAACTCCTGAAGGCGGAAAACGAACGCCTGACGCTTGAACTCAAGGACCGCTTCCAGCCCGACAACATCATCGGGCGCTCCAGCGAGATGCAACGCGTGTATGCGCAGATTGACCAGGTTTCGAAGAGCCCCCTCCCCGCGCTCATCGTGGGCGAGGTCGGTACGGGCAAGGGGCTCGTTGCAGAAGCAATCCATTACCGTTCCGACCGCAACATGGGCCCGTTCGTCCGCGTCCATTGCGCGTCCATGCCGGAATCGGTATTGGACCGTGAACTTTTCGGCAGTGTGCGTGGCGCCCTCGTGGGCGTGTTTGCCGAAACGCCCGGCCGCGTAGAACAGGCCGAAGGCGGCACGCTGTTCCTAGACGAGGTGGGCGAACTCTCGCCGAACCTTCAGGTAAAACTCTTGCGCCTGTTGCAGCATGGCGAAATAGAACGTATTGGTGCCCGCATCTCAAAGAAGGTGAACGTCCGCGTGATTGCGGCCACCACCAAGAACTTGCAGCAGATGGTCGAAGAAGGCGCCTTCCGCGAAGACCTCTACTACCAACTGCACATCTTCCCGATATATGTGCCGCCGCTGCGCAACCGCAAAACCGACATTGTACTTTTGGCCGACCACTTTGTGGAGCATTACTGCCGCATCGTAGGCAAGAACGTGCGCCGCCTTGCGCGCACGACCATCAACATGCTCATGAGTTACCCGTGGCCCGGAAATGTGCGTGAACTCGAGAACGGAATCGAGCGTGCGGTACTCGTGGCCGACGAGGACGTCATCTACCCGCACCATTTCCCGACCACACTCCAGACGGCCGAGACGAGCGGGACTCCCGTGAACGGCAACCTCAAGCGCATGGTGGAAGCCTACGAGAAGGACATCATCTGCGATGCCCTCAAGAGCAGTAAGGGCAAGGTTGCCGCTGCTGCGCGCAGTCTTTCCACGACTCCGCGCATTCTTACATACAAAATAAAGCAGTTGGGGATAGACTTGGCGGCCTTCGGAAAATAG
- a CDS encoding TIGR04133 family radical SAM/SPASM protein, with product MHLGLKKRLALEAHRLYRHNEIKAHPLTYFFWECTLRCNLHCQHCGSDCVADAIPDMPREDFMKVLDGLAPHIDPRNFAVVITGGEPLMRADLEECGREIKMRGYPWGMVTNGLALTPERFTNLMNAGLRSLTISLDGLEENHNLFRGNAHSFERAVRAIHMAASVDELTFDVMTCVNKKNLGELPRIHNLLVNLGVKRWRVSNVFPKGRAKDNPLFMLTNDEFRQTFEFIREAKKQGMINVNYDCEGFLGNYEKIVRDQPFFCWAGVNIASVLCDGSISACPSLRGDYIQGNIYKDDLWDVWQNRYQVMRDRSWARIGECRKCKYWRYCEGSSLHLRDEKTKELAYCHVKRLENAGV from the coding sequence ATGCATCTTGGACTCAAGAAAAGACTCGCGCTCGAAGCGCACCGCCTGTATCGCCATAACGAGATAAAGGCGCACCCGCTAACGTATTTCTTTTGGGAATGCACGTTGCGCTGCAACCTGCATTGCCAGCACTGCGGAAGCGACTGCGTCGCCGACGCTATCCCGGACATGCCCCGCGAAGACTTCATGAAGGTACTCGACGGGCTCGCTCCGCACATCGACCCCAGGAACTTTGCCGTGGTGATTACCGGCGGCGAACCCCTGATGCGCGCCGACCTCGAGGAATGCGGCAGGGAAATCAAGATGCGCGGCTACCCGTGGGGCATGGTCACTAACGGACTCGCGCTCACACCCGAGCGATTCACCAACCTGATGAATGCTGGGCTCCGCTCGCTTACCATCAGCCTTGACGGGCTGGAAGAGAACCATAACCTTTTCCGCGGAAACGCACACAGTTTCGAACGCGCCGTGCGCGCTATCCACATGGCGGCAAGTGTCGACGAACTCACCTTCGACGTGATGACGTGCGTAAACAAGAAGAACCTGGGCGAACTCCCCCGCATCCACAACCTGCTCGTTAACCTCGGAGTGAAGCGCTGGAGAGTCTCGAACGTGTTCCCGAAGGGCCGCGCGAAAGATAACCCGCTGTTCATGCTCACGAACGACGAATTCCGCCAGACATTCGAGTTCATTCGCGAAGCCAAGAAGCAGGGCATGATCAACGTGAACTACGACTGCGAAGGATTCCTCGGCAACTACGAGAAGATCGTGCGTGACCAGCCGTTCTTCTGCTGGGCGGGCGTGAACATCGCCTCCGTGCTCTGCGACGGCAGCATCTCGGCATGCCCGAGCCTGCGCGGCGACTACATACAGGGCAACATCTACAAGGACGACCTGTGGGACGTGTGGCAGAACCGCTACCAGGTGATGCGTGACCGCAGCTGGGCCCGGATTGGCGAATGCCGGAAATGCAAGTACTGGCGTTACTGCGAAGGTTCGAGCCTGCATTTGCGCGATGAGAAAACCAAGGAACTCGCCTACTGCCACGTGAAACGCCTTGAAAATGCCGGCGTCTAA
- the tyrS gene encoding tyrosine--tRNA ligase — protein MQFRPVKEQLDILMRGVIDVVPQEELEKKLQKSYDTGVPLRIKMGVDPTAPDVHFGHTVVMRKLRQFQDLGHTVVLIVGDYTAQIGDPSGRNKARPRLSHEQVLENAKEYQEQFFKVVRRDQVEIHYNGEWFSKLPFSKVTELMGQFTVAQMLEREDFHNRYTANTPISLHEFMYPMMQGYDSVAIRSDVELGGTDQKFNVLRGRDLQLFEGMEPQIGLFMPILLGTDGKVKMSKSIGNYVGLNEPADVMYHKIYSLADSIVENWFELLTNIPLAEIKQMMADITAGKMNPNDAKHRLAIDIVTQYYGAEAAEAAAAKEREIHSGNAIPSDAAECSVAAGTYGALDLLVEIKAFASKGEARRMVQNGGVKIAGEKLADPQSQIEIKGGDQLVIQVGKRKFYKVNF, from the coding sequence ATGCAATTTCGTCCCGTTAAGGAACAGCTTGATATTTTGATGCGCGGCGTTATCGATGTCGTGCCGCAGGAAGAACTCGAAAAGAAACTCCAGAAGTCCTACGATACCGGAGTCCCGCTCCGTATCAAGATGGGTGTCGACCCGACTGCCCCGGACGTGCACTTCGGCCACACGGTCGTGATGCGCAAGCTCCGCCAGTTCCAGGACCTCGGCCACACTGTTGTGCTCATTGTGGGTGACTACACCGCACAGATCGGTGACCCGAGTGGCCGCAACAAGGCGCGCCCGCGCCTTAGCCACGAGCAGGTGCTCGAGAACGCGAAGGAATACCAGGAACAGTTCTTCAAGGTTGTCCGCCGCGACCAGGTGGAAATCCACTACAACGGCGAATGGTTCTCCAAGCTCCCGTTCAGCAAGGTGACCGAACTCATGGGCCAGTTCACCGTGGCCCAGATGCTCGAACGCGAGGACTTCCACAACCGCTACACGGCCAACACACCCATCAGCCTGCACGAGTTCATGTACCCGATGATGCAGGGCTACGATTCCGTCGCCATCAGGAGCGACGTAGAACTGGGCGGCACCGACCAGAAGTTCAACGTGCTCCGTGGCCGCGACTTGCAGCTTTTCGAAGGCATGGAACCGCAGATCGGTCTCTTCATGCCGATTTTGCTCGGTACTGACGGCAAGGTCAAGATGTCCAAGTCCATCGGCAACTACGTGGGCCTGAACGAACCGGCCGACGTGATGTACCACAAGATTTACAGCCTCGCCGACAGCATCGTCGAGAACTGGTTCGAACTTTTAACCAACATACCGCTTGCAGAAATCAAGCAGATGATGGCCGACATCACCGCGGGCAAGATGAACCCGAACGATGCCAAGCACCGCCTCGCTATCGACATCGTGACGCAGTACTACGGCGCAGAAGCCGCCGAGGCCGCCGCTGCCAAGGAACGCGAAATCCACAGCGGTAACGCCATCCCGAGCGATGCTGCCGAGTGCAGCGTGGCGGCCGGCACCTACGGTGCCCTGGACCTGCTCGTTGAAATCAAGGCGTTTGCAAGCAAGGGCGAAGCCCGCCGCATGGTCCAGAACGGCGGCGTCAAGATTGCCGGCGAAAAGCTTGCCGACCCGCAGTCCCAAATCGAAATCAAGGGTGGCGACCAGCTGGTTATCCAGGTGGGCAAGCGCAAGTTCTACAAGGTGAATTTCTAG
- a CDS encoding 1-phosphofructokinase family hexose kinase, which produces MPQETLILGLNPAWQRLFFVDKFTPGEVHRISKVEEYASGKGINCCRVLQNLGGTPLLMHFLGADHGSRIFDEVSACGIQQAPVWIKEQTRICTTIVSEGESTELIEPSPVITDFENDDFVQTLNEHWNSAQSVALCGSFPGNFNVKNIEDLDFTGKKIFVDAISNIDSWLEKGVELLKINMPEYSQLLDRLGIPQVKSSPQFWKMTATAVLERLPIKNLVVTDEESPVRAFRLVEKKFQSVTAEPPAVEVQNNVGAGDSFFAAWLYADSMGLSFEECLVKATAVAVARCEVEKPWMLSLERVAELEETIRSGLEKQE; this is translated from the coding sequence ATGCCTCAGGAAACGTTGATCCTCGGTCTCAATCCCGCCTGGCAGCGCCTGTTCTTCGTGGACAAGTTTACGCCTGGCGAGGTCCACCGTATCTCGAAGGTGGAGGAGTATGCCTCGGGCAAGGGCATCAACTGCTGCCGCGTGCTGCAGAACCTGGGCGGAACCCCGCTTCTCATGCATTTCCTTGGGGCAGACCACGGCTCCCGCATATTCGACGAGGTCTCGGCGTGCGGTATCCAGCAGGCACCGGTGTGGATCAAGGAACAGACCCGCATCTGTACGACTATCGTGAGCGAGGGCGAATCTACCGAACTTATCGAACCGTCGCCCGTTATTACCGATTTCGAGAACGACGATTTTGTGCAGACCTTGAACGAACACTGGAACTCGGCGCAGAGCGTTGCCCTGTGCGGGTCGTTCCCCGGTAACTTCAACGTGAAGAATATCGAGGACCTCGACTTTACGGGCAAGAAAATTTTTGTCGATGCCATATCGAACATCGACTCCTGGCTCGAGAAGGGCGTGGAACTCCTCAAGATCAACATGCCGGAATACAGCCAGCTGCTCGATCGCCTCGGAATCCCGCAGGTCAAGTCCAGCCCGCAGTTCTGGAAGATGACGGCCACGGCTGTGCTCGAGCGCCTTCCTATCAAGAACCTCGTGGTGACCGACGAGGAATCGCCGGTACGTGCGTTCCGTCTGGTCGAGAAGAAGTTCCAGAGCGTTACCGCCGAGCCGCCTGCAGTCGAAGTGCAGAACAACGTGGGGGCGGGCGATTCCTTCTTTGCCGCCTGGCTCTACGCCGACAGCATGGGTCTCAGTTTCGAGGAATGCCTCGTGAAGGCTACCGCGGTAGCTGTTGCGCGCTGCGAAGTCGAGAAACCCTGGATGTTAAGCCTGGAACGTGTTGCCGAGCTGGAAGAGACTATTCGCTCGGGTCTCGAGAAGCAGGAATAG
- the mqnB gene encoding futalosine hydrolase translates to MNGTLVAFASKQEFNALYPRVSAVVASSMPQPVGTRFDIAVCGVGQLEFSVNLAKFLAENRYERVIQVGICGAYPNRGLEIGDVVRVDTDIVGDMGVQTREGHFVAWKDLAGKDCFYRGASPRFLALSLASVRSATGVSVNCCTGTSYLANRRSVLFDADVETMEGAACFAVCARFGVPAYQFRAVSNIATDRDTSTWKIPEAMAALKSEVLDNL, encoded by the coding sequence ATGAACGGGACGCTGGTTGCTTTTGCCTCCAAGCAGGAATTCAACGCGCTCTACCCGCGCGTGTCTGCCGTAGTGGCTTCTTCCATGCCCCAGCCGGTCGGAACCCGCTTCGACATTGCCGTGTGTGGGGTAGGCCAGCTTGAGTTCTCCGTGAATCTGGCGAAGTTCCTGGCCGAAAACCGCTACGAGCGCGTAATCCAGGTCGGGATTTGCGGAGCATACCCGAATCGCGGGCTCGAGATAGGCGACGTGGTGCGCGTCGATACCGACATCGTCGGCGATATGGGCGTGCAGACCCGTGAGGGCCATTTCGTCGCCTGGAAGGATCTTGCCGGTAAGGACTGCTTCTACAGGGGGGCATCCCCGCGGTTCCTTGCGCTGTCGCTTGCATCGGTGCGCTCTGCCACGGGCGTCTCGGTAAACTGCTGTACGGGGACGTCGTACCTCGCGAACCGTCGCAGCGTCCTGTTCGATGCCGATGTCGAGACTATGGAAGGCGCCGCCTGCTTTGCCGTGTGTGCCCGATTCGGAGTTCCCGCCTACCAGTTCCGTGCCGTGAGCAACATCGCGACCGACCGCGACACCTCCACGTGGAAGATACCCGAAGCCATGGCCGCACTCAAAAGCGAGGTGCTGGACAATCTGTAA
- a CDS encoding 1,4-dihydroxy-6-naphthoate synthase, which yields MRLSLGISTCPNDTYIYEALVAGLEKSLFEWDVHFADVQTLNEMVLRGELDVAKVSARVYPKLRENYVCLGCGGAIGYGCGPLLLSSRSGAFDPAQETVLPGENTTAALLFRFWYGREFGKAPQVRYALFNEVYSGLLEQRFAQGVTIHEHRFTWKRDGLHLLQDLGAYWEQHTGSPIPLGIAVAKRGLGFAAIAQVESEIRRSLVLARSRASLVTPFIREKAQIDTDEVIEKHIRMFVNDFSENVGDAGERALKCLWDVLDC from the coding sequence ATGCGTCTTTCTCTCGGCATTTCCACCTGTCCTAACGATACCTACATCTACGAGGCGCTTGTTGCCGGCCTCGAGAAATCCCTCTTCGAGTGGGACGTTCACTTTGCCGACGTGCAGACGCTCAACGAGATGGTGTTGCGCGGAGAACTCGACGTGGCGAAGGTGAGTGCGCGCGTCTATCCGAAACTCCGTGAGAACTACGTGTGCCTTGGCTGCGGTGGCGCCATCGGGTACGGCTGCGGTCCTCTGCTGCTTTCTTCGCGTTCTGGCGCCTTCGACCCTGCGCAGGAGACCGTCCTTCCAGGCGAAAACACTACGGCCGCCCTCCTGTTCCGCTTCTGGTACGGGCGTGAGTTCGGCAAGGCCCCGCAGGTGCGCTATGCCCTCTTCAACGAGGTCTATTCAGGACTCCTCGAACAACGCTTTGCGCAGGGAGTCACTATTCACGAGCATCGATTCACCTGGAAGCGTGACGGTCTCCACCTGCTGCAGGACCTCGGCGCCTACTGGGAACAGCATACCGGCTCGCCCATCCCGCTAGGTATCGCCGTTGCGAAGCGTGGCCTCGGCTTTGCCGCGATCGCGCAGGTCGAGAGCGAGATCCGGCGTAGCCTTGTGCTTGCACGTTCGCGCGCGTCTCTCGTGACTCCGTTCATTCGCGAAAAGGCCCAAATCGATACCGACGAGGTCATCGAAAAGCATATCCGGATGTTTGTGAACGATTTCTCGGAGAACGTGGGCGATGCGGGTGAACGGGCCCTAAAGTGCCTTTGGGACGTTTTGGACTGTTGA
- a CDS encoding OmpA family protein, producing MARIINVPGEFQKIGDALGNADAGDTIKVARGTYNENITLVMGVILKGEDPLTTIIDGGRNGPTVMGTSGAEMSHFTVRNGLEGILCENAAPYIHHCYVMDNHATGIGAFISLPHLRNNVVYGNRWSGILAWGAKSLDAYIEHNVVLRNGYSGLALKGPTNVVARNNIFMENHYYGVFADPAAGQTKVEYNNIYKNYYPFNHFIKVNRTNVSLDPKFMNHSLSKPNFYCQSTSPMLKRGKGKLDIGLTTVEVVKEEEAVEETRNPDSDADGLCDPWVSEEGVSDKYASVCTGIDNCPEEAEDFDGYQDDDGCPDADNDRDGLCDPWVEAKGMLSNFAHVCQGVDRCPEQAESQNGYKDDDGCPDEVPQPPKKVFVLEGVNFESGKATITQDSYISLMKVVDIMETFKEATFEIVGHTDNVGSKDKNKQLSADRAAAVKNFLVENGIDESRMTTSGMGDSKPVASNKTPEGRAQNRRIEFTRTDIK from the coding sequence ATGGCAAGGATTATCAACGTGCCTGGCGAATTCCAGAAGATTGGCGACGCTCTCGGTAATGCCGACGCCGGCGATACTATCAAGGTGGCGCGCGGTACCTATAACGAGAACATCACCTTGGTGATGGGCGTGATCCTGAAAGGTGAAGATCCGCTGACAACGATTATCGACGGTGGCCGTAATGGCCCGACCGTCATGGGTACTTCGGGCGCCGAAATGTCGCACTTCACTGTGAGGAACGGTCTCGAAGGTATCCTTTGCGAAAACGCAGCGCCCTACATCCACCACTGCTACGTGATGGACAACCATGCTACGGGTATTGGTGCGTTCATCTCGCTCCCGCATCTGCGTAACAACGTGGTGTACGGCAACCGCTGGTCCGGTATCCTTGCCTGGGGTGCCAAGTCCCTCGACGCCTACATCGAACACAACGTTGTGCTCCGCAACGGCTACTCTGGCCTTGCGCTGAAGGGACCGACCAACGTGGTCGCCCGTAACAACATCTTCATGGAGAACCACTACTACGGTGTGTTCGCCGACCCGGCCGCCGGCCAGACGAAGGTGGAGTACAACAACATCTACAAGAACTACTACCCGTTCAACCACTTCATCAAGGTGAACCGCACCAACGTTTCCCTCGATCCGAAGTTCATGAACCACTCCCTTTCGAAGCCGAACTTCTACTGCCAGTCCACCTCGCCGATGCTCAAGCGTGGTAAGGGCAAGCTCGATATCGGCCTTACGACTGTCGAGGTCGTGAAGGAAGAGGAAGCTGTCGAAGAAACCCGCAACCCCGATAGCGATGCCGATGGCCTCTGCGATCCGTGGGTCTCTGAAGAAGGCGTTTCCGACAAGTACGCAAGCGTCTGCACGGGTATCGATAACTGCCCCGAAGAAGCCGAAGACTTCGACGGCTACCAGGACGACGACGGCTGCCCGGATGCGGACAACGACCGTGACGGTCTCTGCGATCCGTGGGTTGAAGCTAAGGGTATGCTCTCCAATTTTGCCCACGTGTGCCAGGGTGTCGACCGCTGCCCCGAACAGGCCGAAAGCCAGAACGGGTACAAGGACGACGATGGTTGCCCGGACGAAGTCCCGCAGCCGCCTAAGAAGGTGTTCGTGCTTGAGGGTGTGAACTTCGAATCCGGTAAGGCTACGATTACTCAGGATTCCTACATCTCCCTCATGAAGGTTGTCGATATTATGGAAACCTTCAAGGAAGCTACGTTCGAAATTGTTGGCCATACAGACAACGTTGGTTCTAAGGACAAGAACAAACAGCTCTCCGCTGACCGCGCTGCTGCCGTGAAGAACTTCCTTGTTGAAAATGGCATTGACGAAAGCCGTATGACGACTTCCGGTATGGGCGACTCCAAGCCGGTAGCCTCTAACAAAACCCCTGAAGGGCGTGCGCAGAACCGTCGTATCGAGTTCACCCGCACGGATATCAAGTAA